Proteins co-encoded in one Bacteroidia bacterium genomic window:
- a CDS encoding purine-nucleoside phosphorylase, which translates to MRETADFLRSKISADPEVGIILGSGLGGLVKEISIEIAIPYEEIPNFPVSTVEGHSGKLIFGRLGGKFIMAMQGRFHFYEGYTMQQCTFPVRVMKFLGVKNLLVSNASGGVNLNFRVGDLMILTDHINLFPTNPLMGPNIAELGPRFPDMSEAYSKVLVAKAESIAERNGIKVQKGVYAGLSGPCFETPAEYKYVRSIGADAVGMSTVPEVIVARHGGTPVFAISIITDMGVGAEAGDVSHEDVIQVANSAEPKMTLIMKELITEL; encoded by the coding sequence ATGCGGGAAACCGCCGATTTTCTTAGATCAAAAATTTCTGCCGATCCCGAAGTTGGAATTATTCTAGGTTCCGGACTTGGAGGCTTGGTAAAAGAAATTTCCATCGAAATTGCCATCCCCTACGAAGAAATTCCAAACTTTCCGGTATCAACAGTAGAAGGACATTCCGGCAAATTAATTTTTGGCCGCTTAGGTGGTAAATTCATCATGGCTATGCAAGGCCGTTTTCATTTCTACGAAGGCTATACCATGCAACAATGTACCTTTCCGGTTAGGGTTATGAAATTTTTAGGCGTAAAAAACCTATTGGTGTCCAATGCCAGCGGCGGGGTTAACCTGAATTTCAGAGTAGGAGATTTGATGATTTTAACCGATCATATCAATCTGTTCCCAACCAATCCGCTTATGGGTCCTAATATAGCTGAACTTGGCCCCCGTTTCCCCGATATGAGCGAAGCCTACAGTAAAGTTCTGGTGGCAAAAGCGGAATCCATCGCAGAAAGAAATGGAATCAAAGTACAAAAAGGAGTTTATGCGGGTTTATCAGGCCCTTGTTTTGAAACCCCGGCCGAATACAAATATGTTCGTTCCATTGGTGCCGATGCCGTTGGTATGAGCACCGTACCCGAAGTAATTGTTGCTCGCCATGGCGGAACTCCGGTGTTTGCAATAAGTATCATAACCGATATGGGTGTAGGTGCCGAAGCCGGTGATGTTTCCCACGAAGATGTTATCCAGGTAGCCAATAGCGCTGAACCTAAAATGACCCTGATTATGAAAGAGTTAATCACTGAACTTTAA
- a CDS encoding carboxypeptidase-like regulatory domain-containing protein — protein sequence MIIANKHTEMIDELSSLLPWRSGLMPKFLSIVLFVSLLFVGGHSYSQGKILLTIIDGESNLPIPDAKVDIFKAGKLVRSAVTSENGKITIEITDVDEMDLVVSKAGYNKLMICELQIKNKKKAEVFGALSKGSALQYAKGSYLLKQKKKVMKTSKRAFARF from the coding sequence TTGATTATTGCCAACAAACATACCGAAATGATAGATGAATTAAGTTCACTTTTGCCTTGGAGAAGTGGCCTTATGCCTAAATTTTTATCTATTGTCCTGTTTGTTTCCCTTCTATTTGTTGGCGGCCATTCCTATTCTCAAGGTAAAATTCTGCTAACTATTATCGATGGCGAATCCAATTTACCTATTCCCGATGCCAAAGTGGATATTTTTAAGGCCGGGAAATTGGTTCGGTCGGCTGTAACCAGCGAAAATGGAAAAATTACCATCGAAATTACCGATGTAGACGAAATGGATTTGGTGGTTTCTAAAGCCGGTTACAACAAGCTGATGATTTGCGAATTGCAGATTAAAAACAAAAAGAAAGCCGAGGTTTTCGGAGCCCTTTCTAAAGGTAGTGCTTTGCAATATGCCAAAGGTTCATACTTGTTAAAACAAAAGAAAAAAGTAATGAAAACCAGTAAGCGCGCTTTTGCCAGGTTCTAA
- a CDS encoding phosphoribosylaminoimidazolesuccinocarboxamide synthase has product MNSALTETHFNFPGQTAFYKGKVRDVYTINNELLIMVATDRISAFDVVLPKGIPSKGQVLNQVAGYFLQNTKEVAPNWLIAQPDPIVSIGYLCQPVKVEMVIRGYLAGHSAREYNLGKRTICGVTMPDGMKENQQFLKPIITPTTKADAGHDQDISREAILAQGLVPEADYLQMEEYTRNLFAKGTEMAALRDLILVDTKYEFGLRNGKVVLMDEIHTPDSSRYFIKSSYEQTLLNNESPKQLSKEFVRQWLIENGFQGKEGQQIPSMSDDWVQTISNRYVELFEKVTGNTFVSASSGHIADRVETNIREWLKKNY; this is encoded by the coding sequence GTGAATTCTGCCCTTACCGAAACTCATTTTAACTTTCCCGGTCAAACCGCATTCTACAAAGGTAAAGTCCGGGATGTATACACTATTAACAACGAATTGCTGATTATGGTCGCCACTGACCGTATCTCAGCTTTTGATGTTGTTTTGCCTAAAGGAATTCCATCCAAAGGCCAAGTTCTAAACCAGGTTGCCGGTTACTTCCTCCAAAATACCAAGGAAGTAGCTCCCAATTGGTTAATCGCTCAACCCGATCCCATCGTTTCTATCGGCTATCTGTGCCAACCCGTTAAAGTGGAAATGGTTATACGTGGCTATTTGGCAGGTCATTCAGCCAGGGAATATAATCTGGGAAAACGAACTATTTGCGGTGTTACAATGCCCGATGGCATGAAAGAAAATCAGCAATTTCTGAAACCCATTATTACCCCAACCACCAAAGCCGATGCCGGTCACGACCAGGACATTTCCCGTGAAGCTATTTTGGCTCAAGGCCTGGTTCCCGAAGCAGATTATTTGCAAATGGAAGAATATACCCGTAACCTCTTTGCTAAAGGAACTGAAATGGCCGCCCTCCGCGATTTAATCCTGGTCGATACCAAATACGAATTCGGACTGCGAAACGGAAAAGTGGTTTTAATGGACGAAATTCATACCCCCGATTCCTCCCGCTATTTCATCAAATCAAGCTATGAGCAAACCCTGCTCAACAATGAATCCCCTAAACAGCTTAGCAAAGAGTTTGTTAGACAATGGCTGATCGAAAATGGGTTTCAAGGAAAAGAAGGCCAACAAATTCCGTCGATGTCCGACGATTGGGTGCAAACCATTTCGAATCGTTATGTGGAATTGTTTGAAAAAGTAACAGGAAATACCTTTGTTTCGGCTTCATCAGGGCATATTGCCGACCGTGTGGAAACCAATATTAGGGAATGGTTAAAGAAAAACTATTAA